A stretch of Comamonadaceae bacterium M7527 DNA encodes these proteins:
- a CDS encoding monovalent cation/H+ antiporter subunit D — MMNALMALWWQHMPVLSVLLPSFTAVVILLLGDRGGMSAQGGAHGAGRIRWHRLVGLLSVLLGLLMAAAMVWRASQGELVVYRLGEWPAPFGIVLVIDHLSALMVLLTYLVAVPVLWYASGGWDARGRYFHALFQFQLMGLAGAFLTGDFFNLFVFFEVLLIASYVLLLHGQGKERFRMGVHYVVLNLTASGLFLIGLAMLYAVTGTLNMSDMALRVAQLTGDSALLAKAAALLLLVVFGLKAALVPLYFWLPGTYAAASAPVAALFAIMTKVGVYSIIRTHWVVFGVDAGEASLAAADWILPLALSTSILGVLGALAAHSMSRLVAYLTVSSVGTILAGVGLFTPETLSAALYYTLHSTIVVAGLFLLVELMAAQRGDTGDALQPAYAVREPVLLGLMMLFGAASAAGLPPLPGFLGKLMMLQSSHGLEAQPWLWTVILLVGFLSMVGLARAGVILFWHVQPDAHANTSAGTSVKMLSSVWAFMLMTVLLAVVASPVKQYTDATAAQLTDRAAYQRAVLGDIGDSTRPYTGER; from the coding sequence ATGATGAACGCTTTAATGGCTTTGTGGTGGCAGCATATGCCCGTGTTGTCTGTGTTGTTGCCTTCGTTCACCGCTGTGGTTATTTTGCTGCTGGGCGACAGAGGTGGCATGAGCGCGCAAGGCGGCGCACATGGCGCGGGGCGCATACGCTGGCACCGTTTGGTGGGCTTGCTGTCTGTACTGCTGGGTCTGCTCATGGCTGCGGCCATGGTTTGGCGGGCCAGCCAAGGTGAGCTGGTGGTGTATCGCCTGGGCGAGTGGCCAGCACCGTTTGGCATTGTGTTGGTGATTGACCATCTGTCTGCCCTGATGGTGTTGCTCACCTACCTGGTAGCGGTGCCTGTGCTGTGGTACGCCAGTGGTGGTTGGGACGCCCGAGGCCGTTACTTTCATGCGCTGTTCCAGTTCCAGCTCATGGGCTTGGCCGGGGCATTCCTCACGGGTGACTTCTTCAACTTGTTTGTATTCTTTGAGGTCTTGCTGATTGCATCCTATGTGTTGCTGTTGCACGGGCAGGGCAAAGAGCGTTTCCGTATGGGCGTGCATTACGTGGTGCTGAACCTGACGGCGTCTGGCTTGTTTCTCATAGGTTTGGCGATGTTGTACGCGGTCACTGGCACGCTCAACATGTCGGACATGGCTTTGCGCGTGGCGCAGTTGACTGGCGACTCGGCTTTGCTGGCCAAGGCTGCAGCCCTGTTGTTGTTGGTGGTGTTCGGCTTGAAGGCCGCCTTGGTGCCGCTTTATTTCTGGTTGCCAGGCACCTATGCAGCAGCGAGCGCGCCCGTGGCGGCTTTGTTTGCCATCATGACCAAGGTGGGCGTGTACAGCATTATTCGCACCCACTGGGTTGTGTTTGGCGTTGATGCAGGTGAGGCTTCGCTGGCTGCCGCCGACTGGATTTTGCCGCTGGCCCTGAGCACCAGTATTCTGGGCGTTCTCGGTGCCTTGGCTGCCCATAGCATGAGTCGCTTGGTGGCTTATCTCACGGTGTCCTCGGTGGGCACTATCTTGGCGGGCGTGGGCTTGTTCACGCCTGAGACCTTGTCCGCTGCGCTGTACTACACGTTGCACAGCACGATAGTAGTCGCAGGTTTGTTTTTGCTGGTTGAGCTCATGGCGGCACAGCGAGGTGACACCGGTGACGCGCTGCAGCCAGCCTATGCCGTCAGAGAGCCTGTTCTGCTGGGTCTCATGATGTTGTTTGGTGCAGCCTCTGCTGCTGGACTGCCGCCTTTGCCTGGTTTCTTGGGCAAGCTCATGATGCTGCAGAGCAGCCATGGTTTAGAGGCGCAGCCTTGGCTGTGGACAGTCATTCTGCTGGTGGGCTTTTTGAGTATGGTGGGCTTGGCCCGCGCCGGTGTGATTTTGTTTTGGCATGTACAGCCTGATGCGCACGCCAATACGTCGGCGGGTACCAGCGTCAAAATGTTGTCGTCTGTTTGGGCCTTTATGCTGATGACCGTGTTGTTGGCTGTAGTGGCCTCGCCTGTGAAGCAGTACACCGATGCGACAGCAGCGCAACTGACTGATCGCGCGGCCTACCAGCGTGCGGTGCTTGGAGACATAGGCGACAGCACGCGTCCCTATACCGGAGAGCGTTGA
- a CDS encoding K+/H+ antiporter subunit F: MTSPVLMWAIDIASVAVAIAMVLCAYRLWLGPETTDRILALDTLYMTVVALVVLLGLRWQTALLFEVALLVALLGFVGTVALARYITRGDVVE, encoded by the coding sequence ATGACATCGCCTGTTTTGATGTGGGCCATAGACATTGCCTCGGTAGCGGTTGCCATTGCCATGGTTTTGTGTGCTTACCGCTTGTGGCTGGGCCCGGAAACAACGGATCGCATTCTGGCCTTGGATACGCTTTACATGACTGTGGTTGCCTTGGTGGTTTTGCTGGGACTAAGGTGGCAAACAGCCCTGTTGTTCGAGGTGGCTTTGCTGGTGGCCTTGTTGGGTTTTGTGGGCACGGTTGCCTTGGCCCGCTACATCACCCGTGGTGACGTGGTGGAATGA
- a CDS encoding Na+/H+ antiporter subunit E — MSNTHTSARAVGWFDHPVMSLLLGASWLALSHSLALVHLLSAALIALIVPRLIGSFMPQASRLHWPSAIRLTLVVLWDIVVSNIAVARLVLGSMDKPTPLWIPVPLASSNVRVNALFASIITTTPGTVSCVVDEEQHVIWVHALNGDDAQTMAQDMKQRYEAPLLKALNVHTQASVGGAA; from the coding sequence ATGAGTAACACACACACCTCTGCCCGGGCCGTTGGCTGGTTTGACCACCCGGTCATGTCTTTGTTGTTGGGCGCCAGCTGGCTGGCCTTGTCACACAGTCTGGCACTGGTGCATCTGCTGTCTGCCGCTCTGATTGCGCTGATCGTACCCAGGCTGATTGGCAGCTTTATGCCGCAGGCCAGTCGACTGCATTGGCCAAGCGCCATACGATTGACCTTGGTGGTGCTGTGGGACATTGTGGTGTCCAACATCGCGGTTGCACGATTGGTTCTGGGCTCTATGGACAAGCCCACACCGCTTTGGATACCTGTGCCGCTTGCGTCGTCGAATGTGCGCGTCAATGCCTTGTTTGCCAGCATCATTACCACCACACCTGGCACGGTGTCGTGTGTTGTTGATGAGGAGCAGCATGTCATCTGGGTGCACGCGCTCAACGGTGACGACGCCCAGACCATGGCGCAAGACATGAAGCAGCGCTACGAGGCGCCTTTACTCAAAGCCTTGAACGTACATACCCAGGCCAGTGTTGGAGGTGCAGCATGA
- a CDS encoding Na+/H+ antiporter subunit G has translation MTMSVWIEWLAAALILMAAFFLLVGAIGLVRLPDFYMRLHAPTKASTLGVGGVLLASLLLSAQQGRPGIAELLITLFVFVTAPVSANLLAQAALHLNVRSKAALPEQVDPHA, from the coding sequence ATGACAATGTCCGTTTGGATTGAATGGCTGGCCGCTGCGCTGATTTTGATGGCGGCCTTTTTCTTGTTGGTAGGTGCTATCGGCTTGGTGAGGTTGCCTGACTTTTACATGCGCCTGCATGCGCCTACCAAAGCATCGACTCTGGGTGTTGGTGGTGTGCTGTTGGCGTCTTTGTTGTTATCGGCTCAACAAGGTCGTCCCGGTATTGCCGAGCTGCTGATCACGCTGTTTGTGTTTGTGACGGCGCCGGTGTCGGCCAACTTGTTGGCACAAGCTGCGCTGCACCTTAATGTGCGCAGCAAGGCGGCTTTGCCTGAGCAGGTCGATCCCCACGCCTAA
- a CDS encoding TIGR00730 family Rossman fold protein, with amino-acid sequence MKTVNDIKEHPLADAWAELQAHADSGEPLQQDSYRLAFADPEFLLRRESRGIRFQLEMAKPDIVQQDLGVDHTVVVFGSARFKDQATADAMVAQASQDGHAQALAEALRQQRNAYYYESARSFSNIVAKYSLARKPSERLFICTGGGPGIMEAANRGASEAGAPTVGLNIALPHEQRSNPYVSPELSFKFHYFALRKMHFMMRAKALVAFPGGFGTLDELFEVITLVQCRKAQPVPIVLFGTDYWKRLINLDVLVEEGTISPEDLSLINYVDDPKAAWKAVTSFYKLDAS; translated from the coding sequence ATGAAAACTGTCAACGACATCAAAGAACACCCGTTAGCTGACGCGTGGGCCGAACTACAAGCACACGCCGATAGCGGTGAGCCGCTGCAACAAGACTCCTACCGGCTGGCTTTTGCAGACCCCGAGTTTTTGCTGCGCCGCGAATCGCGCGGCATACGCTTTCAGCTGGAGATGGCCAAGCCCGACATCGTCCAGCAAGACTTGGGCGTTGACCACACCGTGGTGGTGTTTGGCAGCGCTCGCTTCAAAGACCAAGCCACTGCTGACGCCATGGTGGCGCAGGCCTCGCAAGACGGTCATGCGCAGGCCTTGGCTGAAGCCCTGCGTCAGCAACGCAATGCGTACTACTATGAAAGTGCGCGAAGCTTTTCAAACATAGTTGCCAAATACAGCCTGGCGCGTAAGCCAAGTGAGCGCTTATTCATATGCACAGGCGGCGGCCCCGGCATTATGGAGGCAGCCAACAGGGGGGCATCCGAGGCCGGTGCCCCCACAGTGGGCTTAAACATTGCGCTTCCTCATGAGCAACGCTCCAACCCTTATGTGTCGCCAGAGCTGAGCTTCAAGTTTCACTATTTTGCTTTGCGCAAAATGCACTTCATGATGCGCGCCAAGGCACTGGTGGCTTTCCCTGGTGGCTTTGGCACACTGGATGAGCTATTTGAAGTCATCACCCTGGTACAGTGCAGAAAAGCCCAGCCTGTACCTATCGTACTGTTCGGCACAGACTACTGGAAGCGCTTGATCAACCTGGACGTATTGGTTGAAGAAGGCACCATATCGCCGGAAGATCTGTCGCTGATCAACTACGTTGACGACCCCAAAGCCGCATGGAAGGCAGTGACCAGCTTTTACAAGCTTGACGCAAGCTAA
- a CDS encoding Na+/H+ antiporter subunit C has protein sequence MEALLASGLGVVTAAGVYLLLRGRTYPVVLGLTLIGYAVNVFIFVMGRLWSNAEPILVGEGLVADPLPQALVLTAIVIGFATTGFVIELALRSRHESGTDHIDGHEPLASQERA, from the coding sequence ATGGAAGCATTGTTGGCCAGCGGCCTGGGTGTGGTTACGGCCGCGGGTGTGTACTTGCTGCTTCGCGGGCGGACTTACCCAGTGGTCTTGGGTCTGACCTTGATTGGCTATGCCGTTAATGTGTTTATTTTTGTGATGGGCCGTTTGTGGAGCAACGCCGAACCCATATTGGTGGGGGAGGGCCTGGTTGCCGACCCGTTGCCACAAGCGCTGGTGCTGACGGCCATTGTGATTGGCTTTGCAACTACCGGTTTCGTGATTGAGCTGGCGCTGCGAAGCCGCCACGAGAGCGGGACAGACCATATCGATGGTCACGAACCCTTAGCCAGCCAGGAGCGCGCATGA
- a CDS encoding rubrerythrin family protein — translation MPALKGTQTEQCLKDAFAGESQANRRYLYFANKADIEGQNDVAALFRSTAEGETGHAHGHLEFLEQAGDPATGLPIGPTRQNLESAVAGETHEYTDMYPGMAKTAREEGFDEIADWFETLAKAERSHANRYAKALAELVD, via the coding sequence ATGCCAGCTTTGAAAGGCACGCAAACTGAGCAATGCTTGAAAGACGCATTTGCCGGTGAATCACAAGCCAACCGCCGTTACCTGTACTTCGCGAACAAGGCCGACATCGAAGGTCAGAACGACGTAGCAGCGCTGTTTCGCTCTACCGCTGAAGGCGAGACTGGCCATGCGCACGGTCACTTGGAGTTTTTGGAGCAAGCTGGTGACCCCGCAACGGGTTTGCCAATTGGCCCAACACGCCAGAACCTAGAGTCAGCAGTTGCTGGCGAAACACACGAGTACACCGACATGTACCCAGGTATGGCCAAAACCGCTCGTGAAGAAGGTTTTGACGAAATCGCCGACTGGTTTGAAACCCTGGCCAAGGCTGAGCGTTCACACGCCAACCGTTACGCCAAGGCTTTGGCCGAATTGGTGGATTAA
- a CDS encoding DUF3501 family protein, which produces MQLTGNITADNLMTLEAYHKYRKEHKGEVLAHRKLRTVQLGEHFVFQFESETTIRYQIQEMLRIEKVFDEEGIAQEIEAYAPLVPDGSNWKATMLIEYTDVNERKRELARLIGVENKCFVEVEGFERVYAIADEDLDRSTDEKTSAVHFARFEFTTAMVKALHAGAACKLGCDHVNYPAHTMIAQETLSSLAGDLKLA; this is translated from the coding sequence ATGCAACTCACAGGCAATATCACCGCTGACAACCTCATGACACTTGAGGCCTACCACAAGTACCGCAAAGAGCACAAAGGCGAGGTGCTGGCGCACCGCAAGTTGCGCACTGTGCAGCTTGGCGAGCACTTCGTGTTTCAGTTTGAGAGTGAAACCACGATTCGTTACCAAATCCAGGAGATGCTGCGCATTGAAAAGGTGTTCGACGAAGAGGGTATTGCCCAGGAAATTGAAGCTTATGCGCCGCTGGTACCAGACGGCAGCAACTGGAAAGCAACCATGCTCATTGAGTACACCGATGTGAATGAGCGCAAGCGTGAGCTGGCCCGTTTGATTGGCGTAGAGAACAAGTGCTTTGTAGAGGTAGAGGGTTTTGAGCGCGTTTACGCCATTGCTGACGAGGACCTGGATCGTTCAACAGACGAAAAAACCTCAGCGGTGCATTTCGCGCGCTTTGAGTTCACAACGGCCATGGTCAAGGCCTTGCATGCGGGCGCAGCCTGTAAGCTGGGTTGTGACCACGTCAACTACCCAGCGCACACCATGATTGCGCAGGAAACCTTGTCTAGCCTGGCGGGTGATCTAAAGCTGGCGTAA
- a CDS encoding monovalent cation/H+ antiporter subunit A, whose amino-acid sequence MLLLVVLLPLLFGTVLTAMSGSYSRGVTAGLAGVITAASLGILVSHAPEVLAGMPVMEHWSWVPSLGLDISFRLDGLSLMFAGLILFIGLCIVLYAAYYLASADSAPKFYSLMMLFMSAMLGIVLSDNLLVMVVFWELTSISSFLLVGYWGHRPDARAGARQALAVTGGGGLAMLGGFVLLGQIGGSYEISVLATRAALIQADPMFVPALLLILVGAFTKSAQFPFHFWLPDAMAAPTPVSAYLHSATMVKAGVFLLMRLYPILAGSGWFEGLVSGAGLITVVFAAFIAIFKHDLKGLLAYSTVSHLGLITFLVGIGSPLASVAAVFHVLNHATFKASLFMIAGIVDHETHSRDMRQLGGLWSFMPFTATLTMVAAASMAGVPLTNGFLSKEMFFTEAVNGTQGIWAWVVPAMVTLAGVFSVAYSLRMVHDTYFNGELGDVENKHPHEPPLGMKLPTIGLVILCVLVGLFPAATFGPLVHVAATALTGQPLPDYHLSLWHGFNLPLLMSAVALVVGVLLYRTLAQGKRLHGISSEAWFGKAKGRDIFESVINSVFAGAGRLTQQLENSSLQRYLALTVGAAVVVAGAALWGSGMGAGERALMPANALAVVVWLLLLATCAVLVQGHHQRFRSVVLVGLVGLVVSLAFVALSAPDLALTQLSVEVVSTVLLLMGLALLPQTSPRESTRLRKTRDATLAVAAGAGMAWLAWVFMTRDHDSISWYFLEQALPKGGGTNAVNVILVDFRGFDTWGEITVLGVAALGVLALMDGMRIRREAVDGSGQPWTFASQPLMLRVAASVVLPLALVFSIYIFMRGHNLPGGGFIAGLITAVALVLQFVSMGQARAEMLLHAQSGRRFVQCIGAGLGIAGLTGVAAFLFGRPFLTSAHGHPVVGVLGELPFASAAVFDLGVYLTVVGATLLTLSVLGSASRQAATGPAPETGGAA is encoded by the coding sequence GTGTTGTTGCTTGTTGTCTTATTGCCCTTGTTGTTTGGCACCGTATTGACCGCTATGAGCGGCTCTTACAGCCGCGGCGTGACCGCCGGTCTTGCGGGTGTCATTACCGCAGCCAGTTTGGGTATTTTGGTGTCTCATGCGCCGGAGGTGTTGGCTGGCATGCCGGTCATGGAGCACTGGAGCTGGGTGCCGTCCCTGGGCCTGGACATTAGCTTTCGCCTGGACGGTTTGTCGCTGATGTTCGCAGGCCTGATTTTGTTCATAGGCTTGTGCATTGTTTTGTACGCGGCCTATTACCTGGCATCGGCAGATTCTGCGCCCAAGTTTTACAGCCTCATGATGCTGTTCATGTCCGCCATGCTGGGCATTGTGCTGTCCGATAACTTGTTGGTGATGGTGGTATTTTGGGAGTTGACCAGCATCTCCTCCTTCTTGCTGGTGGGCTACTGGGGGCACAGGCCAGATGCGCGCGCCGGTGCCCGCCAAGCCCTTGCCGTCACTGGCGGCGGCGGTTTGGCAATGCTTGGTGGCTTCGTGTTGCTGGGTCAAATTGGCGGCAGCTACGAAATCAGTGTGTTGGCCACACGGGCCGCACTCATTCAGGCAGACCCCATGTTTGTACCGGCGCTGTTGCTGATTTTGGTGGGGGCCTTCACCAAAAGCGCGCAGTTCCCATTCCATTTTTGGCTGCCAGACGCCATGGCTGCACCCACGCCGGTGTCGGCTTACTTGCACTCGGCCACCATGGTCAAAGCGGGCGTCTTCTTGCTGATGCGCTTGTATCCCATTTTGGCCGGATCGGGCTGGTTTGAAGGCTTGGTCAGCGGTGCAGGTTTGATCACGGTGGTGTTCGCCGCGTTTATCGCCATCTTCAAGCACGACTTGAAAGGACTGCTGGCGTACTCCACTGTCAGTCACTTGGGCCTCATCACTTTTTTGGTGGGCATAGGCTCACCCCTGGCTTCAGTGGCTGCGGTTTTCCACGTGCTGAACCACGCCACTTTCAAGGCGTCTTTGTTCATGATCGCCGGCATCGTTGACCACGAAACGCACTCGCGCGACATGCGCCAGTTGGGTGGCTTGTGGTCTTTCATGCCGTTCACTGCGACGCTGACCATGGTGGCAGCTGCTTCCATGGCGGGTGTGCCATTGACCAATGGCTTCTTGTCAAAAGAAATGTTTTTCACCGAAGCGGTTAACGGCACGCAAGGCATATGGGCTTGGGTGGTGCCTGCAATGGTCACCCTGGCAGGCGTATTCAGCGTGGCCTACTCATTGCGTATGGTGCACGATACCTACTTCAATGGCGAGTTGGGTGATGTGGAGAACAAGCATCCGCACGAGCCACCACTGGGTATGAAGTTGCCCACCATTGGCTTGGTGATTCTGTGCGTGTTGGTGGGCTTGTTTCCAGCGGCGACCTTTGGGCCATTGGTGCACGTTGCGGCCACTGCTTTAACAGGCCAGCCATTGCCCGACTACCACCTGTCGTTGTGGCACGGTTTTAACCTGCCGCTGCTCATGAGTGCCGTGGCGTTGGTCGTGGGTGTGTTGCTGTACCGCACCCTGGCACAGGGCAAGCGCTTGCATGGCATCAGCTCAGAGGCATGGTTTGGCAAGGCCAAAGGCCGGGATATTTTCGAGTCTGTGATCAACAGCGTGTTTGCTGGGGCAGGCCGCCTGACCCAGCAGCTTGAAAACAGCTCATTGCAACGCTACCTGGCCTTAACGGTAGGCGCTGCCGTAGTGGTTGCTGGCGCTGCGCTATGGGGCAGCGGCATGGGCGCCGGCGAGCGTGCCCTCATGCCGGCCAACGCCTTGGCCGTGGTGGTGTGGCTGTTGTTGTTGGCGACCTGCGCGGTTTTGGTACAGGGGCACCACCAACGCTTTCGCAGCGTGGTGTTGGTGGGGCTGGTTGGTTTGGTGGTCTCACTGGCGTTTGTTGCGCTTTCGGCTCCCGATTTGGCGCTTACCCAGCTGTCTGTGGAGGTTGTGTCCACCGTGTTGTTGCTGATGGGGTTGGCATTGCTGCCACAGACCTCGCCGCGCGAGTCGACCCGCCTGCGCAAGACGCGTGACGCCACGTTGGCCGTGGCTGCGGGCGCAGGTATGGCTTGGCTGGCCTGGGTATTCATGACGCGCGACCACGACAGTATTTCGTGGTATTTCCTGGAGCAGGCGCTGCCAAAGGGCGGCGGCACCAACGCTGTAAACGTGATCCTGGTGGACTTCCGCGGTTTTGACACCTGGGGTGAAATTACTGTGCTTGGTGTGGCAGCGTTGGGCGTGCTGGCTTTGATGGATGGCATGCGTATCCGCCGAGAGGCCGTGGATGGTTCAGGCCAGCCTTGGACATTTGCGTCTCAGCCCTTGATGCTGCGCGTGGCTGCCTCTGTGGTGCTGCCATTGGCTTTGGTCTTCTCCATCTACATCTTCATGCGTGGTCACAACTTGCCAGGCGGCGGCTTTATTGCAGGCTTGATTACAGCGGTGGCTTTGGTACTTCAATTTGTATCAATGGGGCAGGCGCGTGCTGAGATGCTGTTGCATGCCCAATCCGGTCGTCGCTTTGTTCAGTGCATTGGCGCTGGTTTGGGTATTGCCGGTCTCACAGGTGTGGCCGCCTTCCTCTTCGGCAGGCCTTTCTTGACAAGCGCTCATGGCCATCCTGTTGTGGGTGTGTTGGGCGAGTTGCCGTTTGCGTCGGCCGCGGTATTTGATTTGGGTGTGTACCTCACTGTAGTGGGGGCAACGTTGTTGACGCTAAGCGTCTTGGGCTCAGCGTCGCGACAGGCCGCTACTGGCCCTGCCCCTGAAACAGGAGGTGCTGCATGA
- a CDS encoding Fe-S oxidoreductase — MSREGNLEAPTRHPLDWQNPEFYNEESLNHELERIFDICHGCRRCVSLCGSFPTLFDLVDESPTMEVDGVDKADYWKVVDQCYMCDLCYMTKCPYTPPHEWNLDFPHTMLRAKAIKFKKGEVGKAEQLLASTDTHGMLAGIPVVVQAVNAVNKTKPARAIMENVLGVDKDAWLPELASKTFRAGAAKSAEHKVVDGERTPGKVAIYSTCYVNYNEPGIGQDLLKVLDHNAVPYVVVNKEQCCGMPKLELGDLEAVGKSKEANIPVLAKYAAEGYAILSAVPSCTLMFKQEIPLMFPEDLAVKAVQAAMWDPFEYLMARKRDGLLKEEFPKPLGNISYQIPCHGRVQNIGRKTEEMLKMIPETTLNTIERCSGHAGTYGVKKTSHQMSMKIGKPLFKAMANMKDGSKPDFISSDCPLGGHHIAQGFEVNGLGAPELAHPLTLVRKAYGLAD; from the coding sequence ATGTCACGCGAAGGCAACCTAGAAGCACCTACACGCCACCCACTAGATTGGCAAAACCCAGAGTTCTACAACGAAGAATCACTCAACCACGAGTTGGAGCGCATTTTTGACATTTGCCACGGCTGTCGCCGTTGCGTGAGCTTGTGCGGCTCATTTCCAACCTTGTTTGATCTGGTAGACGAGAGCCCCACCATGGAGGTGGATGGCGTGGACAAGGCGGACTACTGGAAGGTCGTGGATCAGTGCTACATGTGTGATCTGTGCTACATGACCAAGTGCCCTTACACACCGCCGCACGAGTGGAATCTGGACTTCCCGCACACCATGCTGCGCGCCAAGGCGATTAAGTTTAAAAAAGGCGAGGTTGGTAAAGCCGAGCAGCTGTTGGCGTCTACCGACACACACGGCATGCTGGCTGGTATTCCAGTGGTTGTGCAAGCCGTGAACGCGGTTAACAAAACAAAGCCTGCGCGCGCCATTATGGAAAACGTATTGGGCGTTGACAAAGACGCCTGGCTGCCAGAGCTGGCCAGTAAAACCTTCCGTGCCGGTGCCGCCAAAAGCGCTGAGCACAAGGTCGTGGACGGTGAGCGCACGCCAGGCAAAGTGGCGATTTACTCCACTTGCTATGTCAACTACAACGAGCCAGGCATTGGCCAAGATTTGCTCAAGGTTCTAGACCACAACGCTGTGCCGTATGTCGTGGTGAACAAAGAGCAGTGCTGCGGCATGCCCAAGCTGGAGCTGGGCGACCTTGAGGCCGTGGGCAAAAGCAAAGAGGCCAATATCCCCGTGTTGGCCAAGTACGCGGCCGAGGGTTACGCCATTTTGTCTGCAGTACCCAGCTGCACCTTGATGTTCAAGCAGGAAATTCCGCTCATGTTCCCCGAGGACCTAGCGGTCAAGGCGGTGCAGGCCGCCATGTGGGACCCGTTTGAGTACCTTATGGCACGCAAGCGTGACGGACTCCTCAAAGAGGAGTTCCCCAAGCCATTGGGCAACATCAGCTACCAGATCCCGTGTCATGGCCGCGTGCAAAACATTGGGCGCAAGACAGAAGAAATGCTGAAGATGATTCCTGAGACCACGCTCAACACCATTGAGCGCTGCTCAGGCCATGCAGGCACATACGGCGTTAAAAAGACCAGTCACCAGATGTCCATGAAGATTGGCAAGCCTCTGTTCAAGGCCATGGCCAATATGAAAGACGGCTCAAAGCCAGACTTCATCAGCTCTGACTGTCCGCTTGGCGGCCACCACATTGCCCAAGGCTTTGAGGTCAATGGCCTTGGCGCGCCAGAGTTGGCGCACCCACTGACGCTGGTGCGCAAGGCTTACGGTCTGGCAGATTGA
- the yaaA gene encoding peroxide stress protein YaaA: MLFAISPAKALDYDTPATTSKATQPLFKLQAQTLIDTLKGFSPQAVSELMHLSDKLAGLNVARYQAWTPQFTHGNAKQAVLAFNGDVYDGLAASELDQAGLDWLQEHLCILSGLYGVLRPLDLMQPYRLEMGTRLATSKGSNLYQYWGTDIAQYLNKRADADGSGVLVNLASEEYFKSVDKKVLKPRIVTCAFEELKDGKYKIISFMAKRARGMMVRFAVDNQVTNPDQLKDFALDGYQFEPSVSTADKLVFRRKSA, translated from the coding sequence ATGTTATTTGCCATCTCTCCCGCCAAAGCGCTGGACTACGACACGCCAGCCACGACGTCCAAGGCCACGCAGCCGCTGTTCAAGCTGCAGGCGCAAACGCTGATAGACACGCTTAAAGGCTTTAGCCCGCAAGCGGTGTCTGAGCTTATGCATTTAAGCGACAAGCTCGCTGGCCTGAACGTGGCGCGTTACCAGGCGTGGACACCGCAGTTCACTCATGGCAATGCCAAGCAGGCGGTACTGGCCTTTAACGGTGATGTGTACGACGGCCTGGCTGCCAGTGAGCTGGATCAAGCGGGTTTGGACTGGTTGCAAGAGCACTTGTGCATTTTGAGTGGTCTGTACGGCGTGTTGCGTCCACTGGACCTGATGCAACCCTACCGCCTAGAGATGGGTACCAGGCTTGCCACCAGCAAGGGCAGCAACCTGTACCAGTACTGGGGCACAGACATTGCGCAATACCTCAACAAGCGCGCTGACGCCGATGGTTCAGGCGTGTTGGTGAACTTGGCCAGCGAGGAATACTTCAAGTCGGTGGACAAGAAAGTGCTCAAGCCGCGCATTGTGACCTGCGCCTTTGAAGAGTTGAAAGACGGCAAGTACAAAATCATCAGCTTTATGGCCAAACGCGCCCGCGGCATGATGGTGCGCTTTGCCGTGGACAACCAGGTCACCAACCCAGACCAGCTCAAAGACTTTGCGCTGGATGGCTACCAGTTTGAACCGTCGGTATCAACGGCTGACAAGTTGGTGTTCAGACGCAAATCCGCGTAA